The following coding sequences lie in one Quadrisphaera setariae genomic window:
- a CDS encoding RNA degradosome polyphosphate kinase: protein MASTTSEQPANGLAPSPGAAAVSDGAEPHPAAGAAADLEEALTEHLAAEDDEVEERTGAVEEVVESEEPAPLPAGRFGDRELSWLAFNQRVLELAEDPSVPLLERARFLAIFASNLDEFFMVRVAGLKRRIAAGLAVTAASGLEPREVLAAVSERAHELVERHARTFTEQVQPALAAEGIRIVAWDELEPAEQDRLHEFFRDSVFPVLTPLAVDPAHPFPYISGLSLNLAVVVRNPNTEKEHFARVKVPPLLPRLVRVEQGKSASGRTARFVPLEAVISEHLDQLFPGMDVVAHHTFRVTRNEDLEVEEDDAENLLQALEKELLRRRFGPPVRLEITAETDDHVRELLVRELGVEESETYVLPGPLDLRGLNAVADLERHELSYPTFVPKTHRHLTDGRESSQPRSIFAAVRARDVLLHHPYDSFSTSVQAFLEQAAADPKVLAIKQTLYRTSGDSPIVDALIDAADAGKQVLALVEIKARFDEQNNITWARKLEQAGVHVVYGIVGLKTHSKLCLVVRQEGDRLRRYCHVGTGNYNPKTARLYEDLGLLTCDDEVGEDLTKLFNQLSGYAPRTRYSRLLVAPRSLRRGLVQRIEREAEHHRAGRPAHIRIKVNSMVDEAIIDALYRASQAGVPVDVVVRGICALRPGVPGLSETIRVRSVLGRFLEHSRVFAFEAGGDAEVYIGSADMMHRNLDRRVEALVRIRDVEHQRALVDLVDLSADAGTASWHLGPEGTWDRASVDSEGERLLDLQEFLIAARSNRRARRR, encoded by the coding sequence ATGGCGAGCACGACGAGCGAGCAGCCCGCGAACGGGCTCGCGCCCTCACCCGGAGCAGCGGCGGTGAGCGACGGCGCGGAGCCCCATCCGGCGGCAGGAGCGGCCGCCGACCTGGAGGAGGCGCTCACCGAGCACCTCGCTGCCGAGGACGACGAGGTCGAGGAGCGCACGGGGGCCGTCGAGGAGGTCGTGGAGTCCGAGGAGCCCGCACCGCTCCCGGCCGGCCGCTTCGGCGACCGCGAGCTCAGCTGGCTGGCGTTCAACCAGCGGGTGCTCGAGCTCGCCGAGGACCCGTCGGTGCCGCTGCTCGAGCGGGCGCGCTTCCTGGCCATCTTCGCCAGCAACCTCGACGAGTTCTTCATGGTGCGGGTGGCCGGCCTCAAGCGCCGCATCGCCGCCGGTCTGGCGGTCACCGCGGCCAGCGGGCTGGAGCCGCGGGAGGTGCTCGCCGCCGTCAGCGAGCGGGCCCACGAGCTCGTGGAGCGCCACGCGCGGACGTTCACCGAGCAGGTGCAGCCGGCGCTGGCGGCCGAGGGCATCCGGATCGTCGCGTGGGACGAGCTGGAGCCCGCCGAGCAGGACCGCCTGCACGAGTTCTTCCGCGACTCCGTCTTCCCGGTGCTCACGCCGCTGGCCGTGGACCCCGCGCACCCCTTCCCGTACATCTCGGGCCTCTCGCTCAACCTCGCCGTGGTGGTGCGCAACCCCAACACGGAGAAGGAGCACTTCGCCCGCGTCAAGGTGCCGCCGCTGCTGCCCCGCCTGGTGCGCGTGGAGCAGGGCAAGAGCGCCTCCGGGCGGACGGCGCGGTTCGTGCCGCTCGAGGCCGTCATCTCCGAGCACCTCGACCAGCTCTTCCCGGGCATGGACGTGGTGGCCCACCACACCTTCCGGGTCACCCGCAACGAGGACCTGGAGGTCGAGGAGGACGACGCCGAGAACCTCCTGCAGGCCCTCGAGAAGGAGCTGCTGCGCCGCCGGTTCGGCCCGCCGGTCCGCCTGGAGATCACCGCCGAGACCGACGACCACGTCCGCGAGCTGCTGGTGCGCGAGCTGGGCGTGGAGGAGTCGGAGACGTACGTCCTGCCCGGTCCGCTGGACCTGCGGGGCCTCAACGCCGTCGCCGACCTGGAGCGGCACGAGCTCAGCTACCCGACCTTCGTGCCCAAGACCCACCGGCACCTCACCGACGGGCGCGAGTCGAGCCAGCCGCGGAGCATCTTCGCCGCTGTGCGCGCCCGCGACGTGCTGCTGCACCACCCGTACGACTCGTTCTCGACGTCGGTGCAGGCGTTCCTCGAGCAGGCGGCCGCGGACCCGAAGGTCCTGGCGATCAAGCAGACGCTGTACCGCACCTCGGGCGACTCGCCCATCGTCGACGCGCTCATCGACGCCGCCGACGCGGGCAAGCAGGTGCTGGCCCTGGTGGAGATCAAGGCCCGCTTCGACGAGCAGAACAACATCACCTGGGCCCGCAAGCTCGAGCAGGCCGGCGTGCACGTGGTGTACGGCATCGTCGGGCTGAAGACGCACTCCAAGCTCTGCCTGGTCGTGCGCCAGGAGGGCGACCGGCTGCGCCGCTACTGCCATGTCGGCACCGGCAACTACAACCCGAAGACGGCCCGCCTCTACGAGGACCTCGGTCTGCTCACCTGCGACGACGAGGTCGGCGAGGACCTGACCAAGCTGTTCAACCAGCTGTCGGGCTACGCGCCGCGCACGCGGTACTCGCGCCTGCTCGTGGCGCCGCGCTCGCTGCGCCGGGGGCTGGTCCAGCGCATCGAGCGGGAGGCCGAGCACCACCGCGCCGGGCGCCCGGCCCACATCCGCATCAAGGTCAACTCGATGGTCGACGAGGCGATCATCGACGCGCTGTACCGCGCGTCGCAGGCCGGGGTCCCGGTCGACGTCGTCGTCCGCGGGATCTGCGCGCTGCGCCCGGGCGTACCGGGGCTGTCCGAGACGATCCGCGTGCGCTCCGTCCTCGGGCGCTTCCTCGAGCACAGCCGGGTCTTCGCCTTCGAGGCCGGCGGGGACGCCGAGGTGTACATCGGCAGCGCCGACATGATGCACCGCAACCTCGACCGCCGGGTGGAGGCCCTGGTGCGCATCCGCGACGTCGAGCACCAGCGGGCCCTGGTGGACCTGGTCGACCTGTCCGCGGACGCCGGCACCGCCAGCTGGCACCTGGGGCCGGAGGGCACCTGGGACCGCGCGTCGGTCGACTCCGAGGGCGAGCGCCTGCTCGACCTGCAGGAGTTCCTCATCGCCGCGCGCTCCAACCGCCGCGCCCGCCGGCGCTGA
- the mshD gene encoding mycothiol synthase codes for MPDAARAAGALPPGALPIRALPSLSAGEAAAVEALVERAAAVDGGHPLSEASLLALREPAPAAQHALLVSAGPADGPAGSGAGPDAPLVVVGYAQLPLEGAAELLVDPAARRRGLGSLLAEQLELLADGSGPSEPSELVVWAHGGSAAAAALARRRGYGPVRELQHRRRPLGPDAPLPPLELPDDVALRAFEVGRDEQAWLDLNARAFASHPEQGRWTAADLAARQAEPWFDPAGLLLAVDAQRGRLLASHWTKVEGSAGHRAGEVYVVAVDPAAQGRGLGTAVVLAGLHHLDTAGCASAELYVEADNAAALRLYERLGFELDTSDVLYRRGAAAPGVG; via the coding sequence GTGCCCGACGCCGCCCGCGCCGCCGGGGCCCTGCCCCCCGGCGCACTCCCCATCCGTGCGCTGCCCTCCCTGTCCGCCGGCGAGGCCGCCGCCGTGGAGGCCCTCGTGGAGCGCGCCGCCGCGGTCGACGGCGGCCACCCGCTGTCCGAGGCGTCGCTGCTGGCGCTGCGCGAGCCGGCGCCGGCGGCGCAGCACGCGCTGCTCGTCTCCGCCGGGCCGGCGGACGGTCCGGCGGGCAGCGGCGCCGGGCCGGACGCCCCGCTCGTCGTCGTCGGCTACGCCCAGCTGCCGCTCGAGGGCGCAGCGGAGCTGCTGGTGGACCCGGCGGCGCGACGCAGGGGGCTGGGCTCGCTGCTCGCCGAGCAGCTCGAGCTGCTCGCCGACGGGTCAGGGCCGTCAGAGCCGTCAGAGCTGGTGGTGTGGGCGCACGGCGGGTCCGCGGCGGCCGCGGCCCTGGCCCGGCGCCGGGGCTACGGACCGGTGCGCGAGCTGCAGCACCGGCGCCGCCCGCTGGGGCCGGACGCCCCGCTGCCGCCGCTGGAGCTGCCGGACGACGTCGCCCTGCGCGCCTTCGAGGTAGGACGTGACGAACAGGCGTGGCTGGACCTCAACGCCCGCGCCTTCGCCAGCCACCCCGAGCAGGGCCGCTGGACCGCCGCCGACCTCGCCGCGCGCCAGGCGGAGCCCTGGTTCGACCCGGCCGGGCTGCTGCTGGCCGTCGACGCGCAGCGGGGCCGCCTGCTCGCCTCGCACTGGACCAAGGTGGAGGGGTCCGCCGGCCACCGGGCGGGCGAGGTCTACGTGGTGGCCGTGGACCCCGCGGCCCAGGGCCGCGGCCTCGGCACGGCGGTGGTGCTGGCGGGGCTGCACCACCTCGACACCGCCGGCTGCGCCTCCGCGGAGCTGTACGTGGAGGCCGACAACGCGGCGGCGCTGCGGCTGTACGAGCGCCTCGGCTTCGAGCTCGACACGTCAGACGTGCTGTACCGGCGGGGCGCCGCGGCGCCGGGGGTGGGCTGA
- a CDS encoding winged helix-turn-helix transcriptional regulator, producing MAQLLLLTNALAPSAEVLPALGLLAHSVRVLPAEPAALVDAPPADAVLVDARRELVAARSLARLLRTTGVSCPLFLVLTEGGLAAVAADWGADDVLLDTAGPAEFEARLRLAVGRAALAEAGDDAPEEIRAGDVVIDESTYTAKVRGRSLDLTYKEFELLKYLAQHPGRVFSRAQLLQEVWGYDYFGGTRTVDVHVRRLRAKLGPEHEQLIGTVRNVGYRFVPATRERRELDLRPGSEVTDDDGAVAER from the coding sequence GTGGCCCAGCTCCTGCTGCTGACGAACGCGCTCGCCCCATCTGCCGAGGTGCTGCCCGCCCTCGGCCTGCTCGCCCACTCGGTGCGGGTGCTCCCCGCCGAGCCCGCCGCCCTCGTCGACGCCCCACCGGCTGACGCCGTGCTGGTCGACGCCCGCCGGGAGCTCGTGGCGGCGCGGTCGCTCGCGCGGCTGCTGCGCACCACCGGCGTGAGCTGCCCGCTGTTCCTCGTGCTCACCGAGGGCGGGCTGGCCGCCGTCGCCGCCGACTGGGGCGCCGACGACGTGCTGCTCGACACCGCCGGCCCGGCCGAGTTCGAGGCGCGGCTCCGCCTGGCCGTGGGGCGCGCCGCGCTCGCGGAGGCGGGTGACGACGCCCCCGAGGAGATCCGCGCCGGCGACGTGGTCATCGACGAGTCGACGTACACCGCGAAGGTGCGCGGGCGCTCGCTGGACCTCACCTACAAGGAGTTCGAGCTCCTCAAGTACCTGGCGCAGCACCCGGGCCGCGTGTTCAGCCGCGCTCAGCTGCTGCAGGAGGTCTGGGGCTACGACTACTTCGGCGGCACGCGCACGGTGGACGTCCACGTGAGGCGCCTGCGCGCCAAGCTCGGACCCGAGCACGAGCAGCTCATCGGCACCGTGCGCAACGTCGGCTACCGCTTCGTGCCCGCGACCCGCGAGCGGCGCGAGCTCGACCTGCGCCCCGGCTCCGAGGTCACCGACGACGACGGGGCCGTCGCCGAGCGCTGA
- the aceB gene encoding malate synthase A, which produces MAPSTASDPSGPVPAEPAQLPDGVVVEHAGPAHPRAAQVLTPSALSLLAELHRRHDGRRRALLSAREDLRRAASAAGSLALDPRTASVREGVWRLPPAPADLADRRVEITGPAEPRMAFNALTSGALVWMADLEDSSTPHWRNVVGSQVVLRDVVRRTLSGTTGDGTPWALPEQGRLATLVVRPRGWHMDEAHVLVDGEPVSGSLLDAALFLDGNAAELIARGSGPYLYLPKLEHASEAALWHDVLADAEAHLGLPEGTVRVTVLIETITAAFEMEEVLHALAPHATGLNAGRWDYLFSTIKTFRDAGPGFVLPDRSALTMTTPFMRAYARALVRTCHRRGAHAIGGMAAAVPSRKDAEAAARALAAVAADKEREAGDGFDGSWVAHPDLVATGRAAFDAVLGEAPDQLAAHADERPQVSAELLLDLPDAAGRVTSAGLATNVSVGVRYLAAWLDGRGAVAIDGLMEDAATAEISRSQVWQWVRAGAVTEDGAPVTADRVRDELAAVVDGLVAAAGDDAAGAARAREAGALFERVALAEDFPPFLTTAADVGP; this is translated from the coding sequence GTGGCCCCCAGCACCGCCAGCGACCCCTCCGGCCCCGTGCCCGCCGAGCCCGCGCAGCTGCCCGACGGCGTGGTCGTGGAGCACGCCGGGCCGGCCCACCCGCGCGCCGCGCAGGTGCTGACCCCCTCGGCGCTCTCGCTGCTCGCCGAGCTCCACCGCCGCCACGACGGCCGCCGCCGCGCCCTGCTCTCCGCGCGGGAGGACCTGCGCCGCGCCGCCTCGGCCGCCGGCTCCCTGGCGCTCGACCCCCGCACCGCGTCCGTGCGCGAGGGTGTCTGGCGGCTCCCGCCCGCACCTGCTGACCTCGCCGACCGCCGCGTGGAGATCACCGGCCCGGCCGAGCCGCGCATGGCGTTCAACGCCCTCACCTCCGGGGCGCTGGTGTGGATGGCCGACCTGGAGGACTCCTCCACCCCGCACTGGCGCAACGTGGTCGGCTCCCAGGTGGTGCTGCGCGACGTGGTCCGCCGGACCCTGTCGGGCACCACCGGCGACGGCACCCCCTGGGCCCTGCCCGAGCAGGGCCGCCTCGCCACCCTGGTGGTCCGCCCGCGCGGCTGGCACATGGACGAGGCGCACGTCCTCGTGGACGGGGAGCCCGTCTCGGGCTCCCTGCTCGACGCGGCGCTCTTCCTGGACGGCAACGCCGCCGAGCTCATCGCCCGCGGCTCCGGTCCCTACCTGTACCTGCCCAAGCTCGAGCACGCCTCGGAGGCGGCGCTGTGGCACGACGTCCTCGCCGACGCCGAGGCGCACCTGGGTCTGCCCGAGGGCACCGTGCGCGTGACGGTGCTCATCGAGACGATCACGGCCGCCTTCGAGATGGAGGAGGTGCTGCACGCGCTCGCGCCCCACGCCACGGGCCTCAACGCCGGCCGCTGGGACTACCTGTTCAGCACCATCAAGACGTTCCGAGACGCGGGTCCCGGCTTCGTGCTGCCCGACAGGTCGGCCCTCACCATGACCACCCCGTTCATGCGCGCCTACGCGCGGGCCCTGGTCCGCACCTGCCACCGCCGCGGTGCGCACGCCATCGGCGGCATGGCGGCGGCCGTGCCGAGCCGCAAGGACGCCGAGGCCGCTGCCCGGGCGCTGGCCGCCGTCGCCGCCGACAAGGAGCGCGAGGCCGGTGACGGCTTCGACGGCTCGTGGGTGGCCCACCCGGACCTCGTGGCGACCGGTCGCGCGGCCTTCGACGCGGTGCTCGGCGAGGCGCCGGACCAGCTGGCCGCCCACGCCGACGAGCGCCCGCAGGTCAGCGCGGAGCTGCTCCTGGACCTGCCGGACGCGGCCGGCCGGGTGACCTCTGCGGGCCTGGCCACCAACGTGTCGGTGGGCGTGCGCTACCTGGCCGCCTGGCTGGACGGCCGGGGCGCCGTCGCCATCGACGGCCTCATGGAGGACGCCGCGACGGCGGAGATCAGCCGGTCGCAGGTGTGGCAGTGGGTGCGCGCGGGCGCGGTCACCGAGGACGGCGCCCCCGTCACCGCCGACCGCGTCCGCGACGAGCTCGCCGCCGTCGTCGACGGGCTGGTCGCCGCCGCTGGCGACGACGCCGCGGGCGCGGCGCGCGCCCGTGAGGCGGGAGCGCTCTTCGAGCGCGTGGCCCTTGCCGAGGACTTCCCGCCCTTCCTCACCACCGCCGCGGACGTCGGCCCGTGA
- the ygfZ gene encoding CAF17-like 4Fe-4S cluster assembly/insertion protein YgfZ, translating into MSSTRRSPLLDRPGAVEGGAERGGVDAGVAWHYGDPVREQRLLEQGLAVVDLSHRSVVRVSGPDRLRWLDSLTSQRLTDLPPRTSVESLLLSPEGRVEHALHVVDDGEATWLVLEPGEGAPAAAWLDSMRFMLRVEVVDVTDDWAVLGEPVGRESLPGEPLAWVDPWPRTSPSSTRYGPADDEHPGADRPWREVLVPRAELVAAVGDRPLAGTWASEALRVAAWRPRLGAETDERTIPHEVDWLRTGVHLSKGCYRGQETVAKVHNLGRPPRRLVALHLDGSGAALPAPGAEVVDVDRGRAVGHLTSAVRHHELGPVALALVKRSTPVDARLVVDGVAAAQEVVVDPDTAPAHARPQLATPRRPLA; encoded by the coding sequence GTGAGCAGCACCCGACGCAGCCCCCTGCTGGACCGCCCCGGAGCCGTCGAGGGCGGCGCTGAGCGCGGCGGTGTCGACGCGGGCGTCGCCTGGCACTACGGAGACCCCGTGCGCGAGCAGCGGCTGCTCGAGCAGGGGCTCGCCGTCGTCGACCTGTCCCACCGCAGCGTGGTGAGGGTCTCCGGCCCGGACCGGCTCCGCTGGCTCGACTCCCTCACCTCCCAGCGCCTCACGGACCTGCCGCCGCGGACCTCGGTGGAGTCGCTGCTCCTCAGCCCGGAGGGCCGCGTCGAGCACGCGCTCCACGTCGTCGACGACGGCGAGGCCACCTGGCTGGTGCTCGAGCCGGGCGAGGGCGCCCCGGCCGCGGCGTGGCTCGACTCGATGCGCTTCATGCTGCGCGTGGAGGTCGTCGACGTCACCGACGACTGGGCCGTGCTCGGAGAGCCCGTGGGCCGCGAGTCGCTGCCGGGGGAGCCGCTGGCGTGGGTGGACCCGTGGCCCCGCACGTCGCCGTCGTCCACCCGCTACGGCCCCGCCGACGACGAGCACCCCGGCGCCGACCGCCCCTGGCGCGAGGTGCTCGTGCCGCGCGCCGAGCTCGTGGCGGCCGTCGGCGACCGGCCGCTGGCCGGCACGTGGGCCTCCGAGGCGCTGCGCGTGGCCGCGTGGCGACCGCGCCTGGGGGCGGAGACCGACGAGCGGACCATCCCGCACGAGGTCGACTGGCTGCGCACGGGCGTGCACCTGTCGAAGGGCTGCTACCGGGGCCAGGAGACGGTGGCGAAGGTGCACAACCTGGGGCGCCCGCCGCGCCGCCTGGTGGCGCTGCACCTCGACGGTTCCGGGGCCGCGCTGCCCGCGCCCGGGGCGGAGGTGGTGGACGTCGACCGCGGCCGCGCCGTCGGGCACCTCACGAGCGCCGTGCGGCACCACGAGCTGGGGCCCGTCGCCCTGGCGCTGGTGAAGCGCAGCACCCCGGTGGACGCGCGCCTCGTGGTGGACGGCGTGGCGGCGGCGCAGGAGGTCGTCGTCGACCCCGACACCGCACCGGCCCACGCGCGGCCGCAGCTGGCGACCCCGCGGCGCCCGCTCGCCTGA
- a CDS encoding FABP family protein, translating into MPLEIDGSLPASLVPLQWLVGRWAGAGVIATPETGEAQVGQEVDVVADERGFLSWTSRVWRLDAEGRRTDPLDTETGYWRTSAEQSSPGKPGVDVELLLAHPTGVVEVLVGRVLGTRVEMVTDAVVRTSGASDYTAGKRTFGQVEGDLLWVLDVASSTEQLHPRLSARLRRVD; encoded by the coding sequence GTGCCTCTGGAGATCGACGGCTCCCTGCCCGCGTCCCTGGTCCCCCTGCAGTGGCTCGTCGGCCGCTGGGCGGGCGCCGGGGTCATCGCCACCCCCGAGACGGGCGAGGCCCAGGTGGGCCAGGAGGTCGACGTCGTCGCTGACGAGCGCGGCTTCCTCTCGTGGACGTCCCGCGTGTGGCGCCTCGACGCCGAGGGACGGCGCACCGACCCCCTCGACACCGAGACCGGCTACTGGCGCACGTCCGCGGAGCAGTCCTCCCCCGGGAAGCCCGGGGTCGACGTCGAGCTGCTGCTGGCCCACCCCACCGGCGTGGTGGAGGTGCTCGTCGGTCGCGTGCTCGGCACGCGCGTCGAGATGGTCACGGACGCGGTGGTCCGCACGTCCGGCGCTAGCGACTACACCGCCGGCAAGCGCACCTTCGGGCAGGTCGAGGGAGACCTGCTGTGGGTGCTCGACGTCGCCAGCTCCACCGAGCAGCTGCACCCGCGCCTGTCAGCGCGGCTGCGCCGCGTCGACTGA